A window from uncultured Desulfobacter sp. encodes these proteins:
- a CDS encoding DUF3820 family protein, which produces MGIVLEPNKLAFQSLAKAQMPFGKYKGRLLVDLPEPYLVWFSRQGFPPGKLGEQLQTVYEIKRNGLEYLFKS; this is translated from the coding sequence TTGGGAATCGTTCTTGAACCTAACAAACTGGCCTTTCAAAGCCTTGCAAAGGCGCAAATGCCGTTTGGTAAATACAAAGGCCGGCTGCTGGTGGACCTACCCGAACCCTATCTGGTGTGGTTCAGCAGACAGGGATTTCCCCCGGGCAAATTAGGCGAGCAGCTGCAGACCGTGTATGAAATCAAGCGAAATGGCCTGGAGTACCTGTTCAAATCATGA